One region of Camelina sativa cultivar DH55 chromosome 6, Cs, whole genome shotgun sequence genomic DNA includes:
- the LOC104791252 gene encoding ethylene-responsive transcription factor ERF011-like, with protein MDGGVAAAAVDVGGARKRERPFKGIRMRKWGKWVAEIREPNKRSRLWLGSYSTPEAAARAYDTAVFYLRGPTATLNFPELIPCIENSAAEDMSAATIRKKATEVGAQVDAIGTTVVHNNKRRRVFSQKRDFGGGLLKLVDLNKLPDPEYQDDNLVTK; from the coding sequence ATGGATGGTGGAGTAGCAGCCGCAGCAGTTGACGTGGGTGGCgcaaggaagagagaaagaccATTCAAAGGGATAAGGATGAGGAAATGGGGTAAATGGGTTGCGGAGATTCGTGAACCAAACAAGCGCTCAAGGCTCTGGCTAGGCTCTTACTCTACTCCTGAAGCGGCTGCGCGTGCGTACGACACGGCGGTTTTTTACCTCAGGGGACCAACCGCTACGCTCAACTTCCCCGAGCTTATACCGTGTATCGAAAATTCCGCAGCAGAGGACATGTCGGCCGCAACGATCAGGAAAAAGGCGACGGAGGTCGGAGCTCAGGTGGATGCTATTGGGACGACGGTGGTACATAACAACAAACGCCGCCGCGTTTTTAGTCAGAAGCGAGACTTTGGCGGCGGGTTACTAAAGCTTGTTGACTTGAACAAGCTACCCGACCCGGAATATCAAGATGACAATTTGGTGACAAAATAA
- the LOC104791253 gene encoding uncharacterized acetyltransferase At3g50280-like has translation MAGRVVLVSSSIVRPVNSNQSGRTKIHLTPFDFSLLQFSSPQRGLLFPKPDPSFHLISQLKSSLSLALDIYFPFAGRLVKTENLEDNTVSLFVDCDDSGARFLHAEAKSVSVSDILQPDGSVPCFLDDFFPRNGLKNCDGAPEPLLVVQVTEMNDGVFIGYSYNHMVADGVSMWDFFHTWSKICSSGSCFDHKPLVLKRWFLEGIDYPIHIPVSMTERPPTSRESSSVDTTKHWMLHFTKKNISDLKAKANSEVGSSDMVISSFQAVSAHMWRSIIRHSGISQERETQCKLVVDIRQRINPPLEKDCFGNMVYLASAVTTVEELLDRGLGWAALEIRKLVSSQTNENCRSFAEDWVKNVKNLKLGIGSKVDGDTIAIASSPRFEVYNKDFGWGKPIAARSGPSSSLNGKLTLFPGINEGSIDVQATLRSDILVNLLADVEFLEHVTTA, from the coding sequence ATGGCAGGAAGGGTAGTTTTAGTGTCGTCGAGCATTGTTCGACCAGTAAACAGCAACCAATCCGGTCGAACTAAGATCCATCTTACTCCATTTGACTTCAGCCTTCTTCAATTCAGTAGTCCTCAAAGAGGTCTTCTCTTTCCAAAACCAGATCCCAGTTTCCATCTCATCTCTCAGCTAaagtcctctctctctcttgccttAGATATATACTTCCCTTTCGCGGGTCGTCTCGTGAAGACGGAGAATCTTGAAGACAATACGGTGTCGTTATTTGTAGACTGTGATGACTCTGGCGCTAGATTTCTCCACGCCGAAGCTAAATCTGTCTCGGTGAGTGATATTCTTCAACCTGATGGTTCTGTGCCTTGTTTCCTAGATGACTTCTTTCCCCGCAACGGTTTAAAAAACTGTGATGGCGCACCCGAGCCATTGCTTGTTGTACAAGTCACCGAGATGAATGATGGAGTATTCATCGGTTACAGTTACAACCACATGGTGGCAGACGGAGTTTCTATGTGGGATTTCTTTCATACTTGGTCCAAGATTTGCTCGAGTGGTTCATGTTTCGATCATAAGCCTCTTGTTCTTAAAAGATGGTTTCTCGAGGGGATCGATTACCCGATCCATATTCCGGTTTCAATGACGGAGAGGCCACCAACAAGCCGTGAATCTTCTTCCGTGGACACTACGAAACATTGGATGCTTCACTTCACAAAGAAGAATATTTCAGATCTCAAAGCTAAAGCCAACAGCGAGGTTGGCTCAAGTGACATGGTAATTTCATCTTTTCAAGCGGTTTCAGCACATATGTGGCGATCAATCATCAGACACAGTGGTATTAGTCAAGAACGAGAGACACAATGCAAACTAGTGGTGGACATAAGGCAGAGGATAAATCCTCCGCTTGAGAAAGATTGTTTTGGGAATATGGTCTATCTTGCATCAGCAGTAACGACCGTGGAAGAGCTGCTGGATCGTGGTTTGGGTTGGGCTGCTCTGGAGATAAGAAAATTAGTGAGCTCGCAAACAAATGAAAACTGTAGAAGTTTTGCAGAGGATTGGGTTAAAAATGTTAAGAACCTAAAATTAGGCATTGGCAGTAAAGTAGATGGTGACACTATAGCTATCGCAAGCTCTCCCCGGTTCGAAGTGTACAACAAAGATTTTGGTTGGGGAAAACCTATTGCAGCTCGATCTGGACCGTCGAGTAGTCTCAACGGAAAGCTTACACTTTTTCCAGGTATCAATGAAGGAAGTATTGATGTTCAGGCTACCCTACGGTCGGATATACTAGTGAACCTACTAGCCGATGTGGAATTTTTAGAGCATGTAACTACTGCATGA